Proteins from a genomic interval of Uloborus diversus isolate 005 chromosome 4, Udiv.v.3.1, whole genome shotgun sequence:
- the LOC129219869 gene encoding protein krueppel-like, with translation MALMSDLFSLNGRRSIVFPPLTVHLCPDCDYSTPHKVNLSRHMRTHTGERPFCCSLCFKSFTRKENLQVHVKGHNGERPFSCSVCSKRFKQKAHLKSHMISHSEERTFKCHHCNRDFADKGRLCHHINTQACVKHL, from the exons ATGGCTTTGATGTCAGATCTTTTTTCTTTGAATGGTAGAA GATCAATTGTATTTCCTCCTCTGACTGTTCATCTTTGTCCTGATTGTGACTATTCTACCCCACACAAAGTTAATCTATCAAGACACATGCGGACCCACACTGGAGAGCGCCCATTCTGTTGCAGTCTCTGTTTTAAAAGTTTCACAAGGAAAGAAAATCTGCAGGTTCATGTGAAGGGCCACAATGGGGAACGGCCATTCAGTTGCAGTGTGTGTTCAAAGCGATTTAAACAGAAAGCTCATCTGAAGAGCCACATGATCAGCCACAGTGAAGAACGAACTTTCAAGTGCCATCACTGCAACAGAGACTTTGCTGACAAGGGAAGGCTTTGCCATCACATTAATACTCAAGCATGTGTGAAGCACTTGTGA